A stretch of Arachis hypogaea cultivar Tifrunner chromosome 15, arahy.Tifrunner.gnm2.J5K5, whole genome shotgun sequence DNA encodes these proteins:
- the LOC112748956 gene encoding calcium uniporter protein 2, mitochondrial isoform X2 — MAFKKTLAQRLFNFTKLSSQTLTNCRISSASVHARVASAACSGDRDIAPDPGDNGVFRRFLHKRPGFEPELRSPSAHGNIMERLRAMDIARNRIRLEGLRPPAMEEKEDEEVEELGVTAEDARKLLKAAQVEMVKSKLKEIRKSCITLHEFIRICSENCSDQDQAVTIARLLDDSAAVIILGDVVFVRPEQEIETLLFPKI, encoded by the exons ATGGCGTTCAAAAAAACCCTAGCTCAGCGCCTATTCAATTTTACCAAACTCTCATCGCAAACCCTCACCAATTGCCGGATTTCATCTGCCTCCGTTCACGCGAGGGTCGCTTCCGCCGCCTGCTCTGGAGATCGTGACATCGCTCCGGACCCAGGAGATAATGGCGTCTTCCGGAGGTTCCTTCATAAGCGACCTGGGTTCGAGCCGGAGCTTCGATCGCCGTCTGCCCACGGAAACATTATGGAGAGGTTGAGGGCAATGGACATTGCTAGAAACCGCATTCGATTGGAGGGGCTGAGGCCGCCGgcgatggaggagaaggaggacgaggaGGTGGAGGAGTTGGGAGTGACGGCGGAGGATGCTCGGAAGTTGCTGAAGGCGGCGCAGGTGGAGATGGTGAAATCGAAGCTTAAAGAGATCCGAAAGAGCTGCATAACGTTACACGAGTTCATTCGGATCTGCTCCGAGAATTGCTCCGATCAGGATCAAGCGGTTACGATTGCAAGGCTGCTCGATGATTCTGCGGCTGTGATTATTTTAGGAGATGTCGTTTTCGTCAGGCCAGAACAG GAAATTGAAACTTTGTTGTTTCCCAAGATCTAA
- the LOC112748957 gene encoding UPF0496 protein At2g18630 gives MMGAQSSRMGRGDVPTLIKMGTHSVYADDLSSYEAACVEDPNLQSFDATIQERTNRVISSLAEGVEVRSMSVDSLKEMTASLLEMNQEVVKVILECRQDIWNKKDRELFSLVGDFFENSLHTLDFCNALDKCLRRARERQIIIKSAITYFEEESQNEVEGSVYLKTLQELKNFKEAGDPFTEEFHQLFQSVYSQQASMLKKLLSRKHKLDKKLQSLKTLKRVSNVIFVAAFVSVLIFSVVAAAISAPPVVAAVAGALAVPIGSVGKWCNSLFKKYENAIRSQREVISSMQVGTLITLKDLDNIRLCVDKLEVEIESMLQNAVFAIGNEDAVKLAIDEIKKRIEHFSDIIETLSEQADKCSREIRRARTVVIQKIIKYPG, from the coding sequence ATGATGGGAGCTCAGTCCAGCAGAATGGGTAGGGGTGATGTTCCAACACTGATTAAAATGGGTACTCATTCGGTATATGCTGATGATTTGAGCTCTTATGAAGCTGCATGTGTTGAAGATCCAAACTTGCAATCATTTGATGCCACCATTCAGGAGCGAACCAATAGGGTTATCAGCTCACTCGCTGAAGGGGTTGAGGTTCGTTCCATGTCAGTTGATTCGCTGAAAGAGATGACCGCAAGCCTGCTTGAGATGAACCAGGAAGTTGTCAAAGTCATTCTTGAGTGCAGGCAAGATATATGGAACAAGAAGGACCGGGAGTTGTTTTCCTTGGTCGGTGATTTCTTTGAGAACAGTCTCCACACATTGGACTTCTGTAATGCCCTTGATAAGTGCTTGAGACGGGCACGCGAAAGACAGATTATAATTAAGTCAGCTATTACCTATTTTGAGGAAGAGTCACAAAATGAGGTTGAAGGGTCAGTTTACCTGAAAACATTGCAAGAACTTAAAAATTTCAAGGAAGCAGGGGACCCCTTTACAGAGGAGTTTCATCAGTTGTTTCAATCAGTTTATTCTCAGCAAGCATCGATGTTGAAAAAATTGCTAAGTAGGAAGCACAAACTTGATAAGAAGTTGCAATCCCTCAAGACATTGAAGAGAGTCTCAAATGTCATTTTTGTGGCTGCCTttgtttctgttttgattttctcAGTGGTGGCAGCTGCGATCTCTGCACCACCTGTTGTAGCAGCGGTGGCTGGTGCATTGGCTGTTCCGATTGGCTCGGTAGGAAAATGGTGTAATTCACTTTTTAAGAAGTATGAGAATGCTATAAGGAGCCAACGAGAAGTAATAAGCTCAATGCAAGTTGGTACTCTTATTACATTGAAAGACTTGGACAACATTCGGTTATGTGTCGACAAACTGGAAGTGGAGATCGAATCCATGTTGCAGAATGCTGTTTTTGCTATTGGAAATGAGGATGCCGTAAAGCTTGCGATCGATGAGATTAAGAAGAGAATTGAACATTTTTCGGACATCATCGAGACTTTAAGTGAGCAAGCCGATAAATGTAGTAGGGAGATAAGGAGAGCAAGGACAGTGGTTATACAAAAGATAATTAAATATCCTGGTTGA